One genomic window of Nakamurella panacisegetis includes the following:
- a CDS encoding TDT family transporter produces the protein MSTATPTRSRTTPTPPPSLRTFLRELRRPGQVFENITPNWFASVMGTGIVANAAAGLPVHVVALRGFAVGVWLLATVALAGLTVAFAVHWARHRDRARTYADHPVMSQFYGAPPMALLTVGAGTLLVGRDVIGIHAAVAVDFLLWTIGTLTGLATSLAVPFRMITRSDRTGVTALPAWLMPIVPPMVSASTGALLLPHVPAGQARLDLLLACYGMFGLSLFIGLITMTLIYSRLVHDGLPPVQAAPTVWITLGMIGQSITAVNLLGNAAGSALGQPFADGLRVFGLIYGVAMGGFGVLMFGLAVALTVHAARRHLSFSLTWWSFTFPIGTCVTGAAGLGTTSGSTLIHATAVVLYGVLLGAWATVATHTLRGSVTGRVFLPA, from the coding sequence GTGAGTACTGCGACCCCGACCCGATCCCGAACCACCCCGACTCCCCCGCCGTCCCTCCGAACCTTCCTGCGCGAACTGCGGCGCCCGGGGCAGGTGTTCGAGAACATCACGCCGAACTGGTTCGCCTCAGTGATGGGCACCGGAATCGTGGCCAACGCCGCCGCCGGCCTGCCGGTCCACGTCGTCGCGCTGCGCGGGTTCGCCGTCGGCGTGTGGCTGCTGGCCACCGTTGCCCTGGCCGGTCTGACCGTCGCGTTCGCCGTGCACTGGGCCCGCCATCGCGACCGGGCCCGGACCTACGCCGACCATCCGGTGATGAGCCAGTTCTACGGCGCACCCCCGATGGCCCTGCTCACCGTCGGCGCGGGCACGCTGCTGGTGGGCCGGGACGTCATCGGCATCCACGCGGCGGTCGCCGTCGACTTCCTGCTGTGGACGATCGGGACGCTGACCGGTCTGGCCACCAGCCTGGCCGTTCCGTTCCGGATGATCACGCGGTCGGACCGCACGGGGGTCACCGCACTCCCGGCGTGGCTGATGCCCATCGTGCCGCCCATGGTCTCGGCGTCCACCGGCGCCCTCCTGCTCCCGCACGTCCCAGCCGGTCAGGCCCGCCTCGACCTGCTACTGGCCTGCTACGGCATGTTCGGGCTCAGCCTGTTCATCGGCCTGATCACGATGACGCTCATCTACTCCCGGCTCGTCCACGACGGCCTGCCGCCGGTCCAGGCCGCCCCCACGGTGTGGATCACCCTCGGCATGATCGGGCAGTCGATCACGGCGGTCAATCTGCTCGGGAACGCCGCCGGGTCGGCCCTCGGTCAACCGTTCGCCGATGGTCTCCGGGTCTTCGGCCTGATCTACGGCGTTGCCATGGGCGGCTTCGGAGTCCTGATGTTCGGCCTGGCCGTCGCGCTGACCGTGCACGCGGCCCGGCGCCACCTCTCGTTCTCGCTGACCTGGTGGAGTTTCACCTTCCCGATCGGCACCTGCGTCACCGGCGCCGCCGGACTCGGCACCACCTCGGGATCGACTCTGATCCACGCCACCGCGGTGGTCCTGTACGGCGTCCTGCTGGGCGCCTGGGCCACCGTGGCCACCCACACGCTGCGCGGATCGGTGACCGGCCGGGTCTTCCTTCCGGCCTGA
- a CDS encoding adenosine deaminase — translation MTDLSAFIAGLPKAELHVHHVGSASPTAVAALAARHAGSTRVPADPASLAEYFTFTDFAHFVEVYLSVVDLIRDADDVHTLTYEVARGLAGQNVRYAEVTVTPFTSVRAGVAAPEFCAAIEDARLQAERDFGIALRWCFDIPGEAGPEAADATLEIALTQQPAGLISFGLGGPEIGVPRPQFARHFAAARAAGLHSAPHAGESTGPQTVWDAIEHLGAERIGHGIAAAQDPRLMAYLADHGIALEVCPTSNVCTRSVRSLAEHPLPALAAAGVPVTINSDDPPMFSTTLNREYEVAADLLGLDASGIAGLAMAAAQYSFAPAAEKAQLVEQIDRYRQAAG, via the coding sequence GTGACCGATCTTTCAGCTTTCATTGCCGGCCTGCCCAAGGCGGAACTGCACGTGCACCACGTCGGATCGGCCTCCCCGACGGCGGTGGCGGCACTCGCCGCCCGTCACGCGGGATCGACCCGGGTGCCGGCCGATCCCGCGTCGCTGGCCGAGTACTTCACGTTCACCGACTTCGCCCACTTCGTCGAGGTCTACCTGTCGGTGGTCGACCTGATCCGCGACGCGGACGACGTGCACACCCTGACCTACGAGGTGGCGCGCGGCCTGGCCGGCCAGAACGTTCGGTACGCCGAGGTGACCGTCACCCCGTTCACCTCGGTCCGGGCCGGCGTCGCCGCCCCGGAGTTCTGCGCGGCCATCGAGGACGCGCGGCTCCAGGCCGAGCGTGACTTCGGCATCGCCTTGCGCTGGTGCTTCGACATCCCCGGTGAGGCGGGGCCGGAAGCGGCGGACGCCACCCTGGAGATCGCACTCACGCAGCAGCCGGCCGGCCTGATCAGTTTCGGCCTCGGTGGACCGGAGATCGGGGTGCCCCGGCCGCAGTTCGCCCGCCATTTCGCGGCGGCCAGGGCGGCCGGGCTGCACAGTGCGCCGCACGCCGGGGAGTCCACCGGTCCGCAGACGGTCTGGGACGCGATCGAGCACCTCGGCGCGGAGCGGATCGGCCACGGCATCGCCGCCGCCCAGGACCCGCGGTTGATGGCCTACCTGGCCGACCACGGCATCGCTCTCGAGGTCTGCCCGACGTCGAATGTGTGCACCCGGTCCGTCCGTTCGCTGGCCGAGCATCCGCTGCCCGCTCTGGCCGCGGCCGGGGTGCCGGTGACCATCAACTCCGACGATCCGCCGATGTTCTCCACCACGCTCAACCGGGAGTACGAGGTCGCGGCGGACCTGCTGGGGTTGGATGCGTCCGGGATCGCCGGGCTGGCCATGGCGGCGGCCCAGTACTCGTTCGCCCCGGCGGCGGAGAAGGCGCAACTGGTGGAGCAGATCGACCGGTATCGGCAGGCGGCCGGCTGA
- a CDS encoding LysR family transcriptional regulator produces the protein MANVLSRKVPDLIGLQLLLAVQDTGSLAAAGSVLGISQQAASLRMRAMEAQIGLPLVARSSHGSSLTTAGALVAGWAAPVIQAADRLDAGIGSLRTTRNAHLRVAASLTIAEHLAPRWFLALRAGQQRRGDDLTDLELTTANSDAVVRAVLDGSADLGFVEAPGAPAAVRSKVVGQDHLVVVAAPGHPWTRPGRSVSPEELARTPLVSRERGSGTREAFVKGLLALVSRDVELSHPVIELATTAAVRAAIAAGTAPGALSALAVADDLALGRLVQVHVDGLDLRRQLRAVWRDSPQPPAGPARDLVAVAVWSSRA, from the coding sequence ATGGCGAACGTGCTCAGTCGAAAGGTCCCGGATCTCATCGGTCTGCAACTCCTGCTGGCGGTCCAGGACACCGGGAGCCTGGCTGCGGCCGGGTCCGTCCTCGGCATCTCGCAGCAGGCCGCCTCGCTGCGCATGCGCGCCATGGAGGCCCAGATCGGGTTGCCCCTGGTGGCGCGCAGCAGTCACGGCTCGTCCCTGACGACGGCCGGTGCCCTGGTCGCCGGGTGGGCCGCCCCGGTGATCCAGGCTGCGGACCGGTTGGATGCCGGCATCGGTTCGCTGCGGACCACCCGGAACGCACACCTGAGGGTGGCCGCCAGCCTGACCATCGCCGAACATCTGGCTCCGCGTTGGTTCCTGGCCCTGCGGGCCGGTCAACAGCGCCGCGGCGACGATCTGACCGACCTCGAACTGACCACCGCCAACAGCGACGCCGTGGTCAGGGCCGTGCTGGACGGATCGGCCGACCTGGGATTCGTCGAAGCGCCCGGAGCACCCGCGGCCGTGCGCTCCAAGGTGGTTGGGCAGGACCACCTGGTCGTGGTCGCCGCACCCGGGCATCCGTGGACGCGACCGGGCCGGTCCGTGTCCCCGGAGGAGCTGGCCCGCACCCCGCTGGTCAGCCGGGAGCGCGGGTCGGGGACGCGCGAGGCCTTCGTCAAGGGCTTGCTGGCCCTGGTGTCCCGGGACGTCGAACTGTCCCATCCGGTCATCGAACTGGCGACCACGGCCGCCGTCCGAGCGGCGATCGCCGCCGGAACGGCACCTGGAGCCCTCAGCGCGCTCGCCGTGGCCGACGACCTGGCGCTCGGGCGGTTGGTCCAGGTGCACGTGGACGGGCTGGATCTCCGTCGCCAACTGCGGGCGGTGTGGCGCGACAGCCCGCAGCCCCCGGCCGGACCGGCGCGGGATCTGGTGGCGGTCGCGGTGTGGTCGAGCCGAGCCTGA